A part of Brassica rapa cultivar Chiifu-401-42 chromosome A05, CAAS_Brap_v3.01, whole genome shotgun sequence genomic DNA contains:
- the LOC103870303 gene encoding uncharacterized protein LOC103870303 isoform X6 yields MARQRPKQLEPNKIGSSKVGFDGGEEEEGWVFVKKQRVIIVLPSLPLPEPFSVEKPPGTSSQSQAERRDSVDVADTREAARVVVVPSLSLPEEFVLKKPETCQSLVELRDIIAADIHETTRLHAVVVPSLPLPEPFVLQKPPATSQLQAELRDGVVNMEKATPLHTMVPYVHLQKPETSQTQAEFRADKHEASLVHTVVSSLPVTEHTTLQKPATSKSQAELRARKAALAHSAVSSLPVTEHITLQKPAASQSQAEFRAKETRKATLLSTVGPKLPVTEHRTLQKPVTSQSQAELRAKETFKATGVQAVAPSLPVLDYCTLQKAATSHSQDELRAKTRKATLVHAVEPYLPVTGHLTLQKPATSQSQAELRAKETLKAPKATQAVVPSLPVLDYCTLQNPARDFVSDAQETADFQAVDKPERVMDRSYTTRKAPGPRRSSQDCRMDSDRRMANQRSRRTGHNKPIRFPRVMCSSVVMDNEKLRVVNLEKKVEKAGGLNEWVGSIGLGREFERMLRGQRMSKFQMANLTMEKLKQMGALAVGPRRKLIHAIRCVYHPHCLRASFN; encoded by the exons ATGGCGAGGCAAAGGCCGAAGCAGCTGGAGCCAAACAAGATTGGTTCTTCCAAGGTGGGTTTtgatggaggagaagaagaagaaggttggGTTTTTGTTAAGAAGCAGAGAGTCATCATTGTCTTGCCTTCTCTTCCTCTACCTGAGCCTTTCTCCGTGGAGAAGCCTCCTGGTACTTCTTCTCAATCACAAGCTGAGCGTAGAGACTCTGTTGATGTTGCTGATACTCGAGAAGCTGCTCGTGTGGTGGTGGTGCCTTCTCTTTCTCTACCTGAGgaatttgttttgaagaagCCTGAGACTTGTCAGTCACTAGTTGAGTTGAGAGACATTATTGCTGCGGATATACATGAGACTACTCGTCTTCACGCAGTGGTGGTGCCTTCTCTTCCTCTACCTGAGCCTTTCGTTTTGCAGAAGCCTCCTGCAACTTCTCAGTTACAAGCTGAGTTAAGAGATGGTGTTGTGAATATGGAAAAAGCTACTCCTCTTCATACAATGGTGCCTTATGTTCATTTGCAGAAACCTGAAACTTCTCAAACGCAAGCCGAGTTTAGAGCAGATAAGCATGAAGCTTCTCTTGTTCACACAGTGGTGTCTTCTCTTCCAGTAACTGAGCATACCACTTTGCAGAAGCCTGCAACTTCGAAATCACAAGCTGAGTTAAGAGCGCGCAAAGCTGCTCTTGCTCACTCTGCGGTGTCTTCTCTTCCGGTAACTGAAC ATATCACTTTGCAAAAGCCTGCAGCTTCACAATCACAGGCTGAGTTTAGAGCCAAGGAGACGCGTAAAGCTACTCTTCTTAGCACTGTGGGGCCTAAACTTCCAGTAACAGAGCATCGCACTTTACAGAAGCCTGTAACTTCTCAGTCACAAGCTGAGCTAAGAGCCAAGGAGACGTTCAAAGCTACTGGTGTTCAAGCAGTGGCGCCTTCTCTTCCTGTGCTTGACTATTGCACTTTGCAGAAGGCTGCAACTTCGCATTCACAAGATGAGTTAAGAGCCAAGACTCGCAAAGCTACTCTTGTTCACGCAGTGGAGCCTTATCTTCCAGTAACTGGGCATCTCACTTTGCAGAAGCCTGCAACTTCCCAATCACAAGCTGAGCTAAGAGCCAAGGAGACGCTCAAAGCGCCCAAAGCTACTCAAGCAGTGGTGCCTTCTCTTCCTGTGCTTGACTATTGCACTTTGCAGAATCCTGCAAGAGACTTTGTATCAGATGCTCAGGAAACAGCTGATTTTCAAGCTGTGGACAAACCGGAGAGGGTAATGGATCGCAGTTACACAACCAGGAAAGCTCCAGGTCCAAGGAGATCATCCCAAGATTGTAGAATGGATTCAGATAGAAGGATGGCAAACCAAAGGAGCCGTCGTACAGGTCACAACAAGCCTATAAGGTTTCCTAGAGTGATGTGCAGCTCTGTGGTTATGGACAACGAGAAGCTGAGAGTGGTGAATCTAGAGAAGAAGGTTGAGAAGGCAGGAGGGTTGAACGAATGGGTAGGATCTATAGGATTGGGGAGAGAGTTTGAGAGGATGCTGAGAGGACAGAGGATGAGTAAGTTTCAAATGGCGAATTTGACAATGGAGAAGCTTAAGCAGATGGGTGCTTTAGCCGTTGGACCTAGAAGAAAGCTTATACATGCTATTCGTTGTGTCTATCACCCTCATTGTCTTCGTGCTTCCTTTAACTAA